The window CCGACCACTACGTCGTCACCGCGGGCGAGACGCTGACGGTGAGCACACCGGGGCTACTCGTCAACGACCTCGACCCGGATGGAGACGCTCTCGATGTGGCCCACTACGGAACACCCGACAACGGGACGCTGAACGTCGTCACCGACGGTAGTCTCACCTACACGCCCGATTCAGGGTTCACGGGGACTGATTCGTTCGTCTACCGCGTACAGGACGAGGAGGGTGAGTACTCCTCGTATGCGACAGTCACCATCGACATCGTCGAGGAGAACCGCGTACCGGAAGCCATCGACGACCACTACTCGGTCCACGCGGGCGAGACACTGCTCGTCGGCGCGCCAGGTCGCCTCGAAAACGATCGCGATCCCGACGGCGATTCGATCATCGCTTCCCACCAGGGAAGCCCGAGCCACGGCACGCTCCACAGCTCGACCACGTCTGGTAGCTTCGAGTACGAGCCCGACCCCGGCTTCACGGGCACCGACTCGTTCGAGTACCGTGTCCAAGACGAGCACGGCGAGTACTCGTGGTGGGCGACCGTCACCGTCGACGTGCTCCCGCCGCAGAATCGCGAGCCAGTCGCAGTTTCGGACGCGTACTCGGTCTCTCAGGGAGACACGCTCGTCATCGACGCACCGGGCCGACTCGCGAATGACTACGATCTGGACGGCGACTCGATCATCGCCTCCCACCAGGGGAGCCCGAGTCACGGCACGCTCCACAGCTCGACCACATCTGGCAGCTTCGAGTACGAACCGGACCCCGGCTTCTCGGGAATCGACTCGTTCGACTACCGTGTCCAAGACGAACACGGCAAGTACTCGTGGTGGGCAACCGTCACCATCGAAGTCGCGGCCGACAACACCGAACCGGTGGCCGTCGCGGACCACTACGCTACACTGAAGGGGGAGAACCTCACGGTGGGTGCACCGGGTCGGCTCACGAACGACTACGATCTTGATGGTGACTCGATCATCGCCTCTCACCAGGGCAGCCCGAGCCACGGTACGCTTCACAGTTCGACGACAGCCGGGAGCTTCCTCTACGAGCCCGACCCCGGCTTCACAGGGACCGACTCGTTCGACTACCGCGTCCAGGACGACCGCGGCGAATATTCGTGGTGGGCGACCGTCACCGTCGAAGTCGTCGATCCTGCGGAGACGAGTCCGGTCGCGATGCCAGACAACTACACCGTCTACGAGGGCGAGACCCTCACGGTGAACGCGCCGGGGCGCCTCGCCAACGACGTCGATCCGGACGATGACTCGATCATCGCCTCCCACCAAGGGAGCCCGAGCAACGGGACGCTCGTCAGCGCGACCACGTCCGGCAGCTTCGAGTACGAGCCCAACCCCGGCTTCACGGGCACCGACTCGTTCGTCTACCGCATTGAGGACGATTCGGGTAACATCTCCTCGTGGACCACCGTCACCATCGAGGTGCTCCCGGACCCGGACACGGCGGGGAACCGCGCACCGACCGCGGTGGCGGACACCTACTCGATCTTCCAAGGTGAGACGCTCACGGTGAGTGCACCGGGTCGCGTCGAAAACGACTACGATCCGGACGGCGACTCGATCATCGCCTCCCATCAGAGCAGCCCGAGTCACGGCACGCTTCACAGCTCGACCACGTCCGGCAGCTTCGAGTACGAACCCGATCCCGGCTTCTCGGGAATCGACTCGTTCGACTACCGTGTCCAAGACGAGCACGGCGAGTACTCGTGGTGGGCAACCGTCACCATTGAGGTCGTCCCGAACCCGAACCGCGACCCGGAGACGACTGACGACCACTACTCGGTGTACGAGGGCGAAACGTTGTCAGTGTCAGGGCCGGGACTGCTCGTCAACGACGCAGATTCGGACGGCGACGCAATCGACGTAACGCACTACGGGAGCCCCGACAACGGGACACTGACCGTCGCTAGCGACGGCAGCTTCGAGTACGAGCCCGACCCCGGCTTCACGGGGACCGACTCGTTCGACTACCGCGTCCAGGACGACCACGGCGCCTACTCGTGGTACGCCACGGCCACCGTCGACGTCCTACCCGACCCCAACCGTGCGCCCGACGTCGCTCCGGACTACCACGTCGTCCTCCAGGGCGAGACACTGTCGGTGAGTGCGCCGGGATTGCTCGCGAACGACTACGACCTCGACGACGACTCACTCGATGTGCGGCACTACGGGAACCCGTCGCACGGCACACTGAGTGTCGTCAGCGACGGCAGCTTCACGTACACCCCCGACCCCGACTTCACGGGCACCGACTCGTTCGTCTACCGCATTCAGGATGAACACGGAGCGGACTCGAGCTTCGAGTCCGTCACGGTCACCGTCGTCGACGCGTCGGTCTCAGGGTTCGCGGACGTCGCGGTGGCCCAAGACAGCGTCGACTTCGGAACCATCCCGGCCGGGACGAACGTCACGGCGACCGTCACCATCGCCAACGTCGGCGACGAGAACCTGACGTTCTCCGACGCGACGATACTGGAAGCGGGTGGCGCCTTCGGCAGTACGGACGGAACCGATACGACGGATGGTAGTACTCTCGACGGCGGGAGCCTGTCGTTTTCCGGTTCGGAAGACACCGACCAGAACGGTTCCGCGTTCGCGGTGACGGCCGGAAACACCGCCACAGAACTCGGCTACGGCGCGACCCACACCCTGACCGTCGAGTTCGCCCCGACGAACGTCGGTTCGGCCAACGCGACACTGATGATACAGACGAACGACCCCGACGAACCGACCGTGATCGTCCTGCTCACCGGTGACAGCTACGACGACACCGGCCCGACCGTCGACGCCGTCAACGTGAACGGCTCGTACCACGACGGAACGGCCGTCTACGCGAACGAGACGGTCGAAATCTCGGTGAACGCCACGGACGAGTTCGGGACGGTTGACGACGTCCGGGTCACTCTCGACTCGCAGTCCTCGACCTACCGGGTGACGGATGTCGCCGCGTACAACGCGACCACCGGTAACTGGACGGTCGAATTCGACGGCGACGACGTGATCGACGACGGTCGATACGACGTGATTGTAACGGCGCGCGACGATGTCGGCAACCGGGTCGACACCATAGCTCCCGACAAGGTCGACTTCGACCGGGCGCCGCCCAGTCTCGCGGCAACGGTCAGCCGAGTGAACGCGACAGCCGCGAACGTCTCCGTCAACGCGACCGAGTCGCTCCGACCTGGGGCGCTAGCCGTCGACGTCGAACATCCCGACGGGACGATCGAAACCGTCAGTGTCACCAACGAAGGTGGCCACTGGAACGGGACGTTCGACCTTCCGGCGAACGGTCAGTACAACGTCACCGTGACAGCGCTCGACCTCACCGGGAACCGCGGGACTGACCGAGCGAGGGCCCTGTTCGCGAACGAGAGCACCGACGCGAACAACACTATCACGGTGCAGATGCAGCCGTCTGGACTGTTCGTCCGGTTCACCACCGACCAACCGGTCAACGACACCTCCATCACGATGACCGAGAGCAACGTGGCCCTCGAACCGCTCGTTCGCGGACAGGCAGGCGTAAGGTTCCTGAACGCCGTACCCGGTGAACGTCTCTCCGACAACATGACTTACGCCGTCATCGGCATCCCGGTCGACGAGTCGCTTCTGACTCATGGAACCGATGTCGACGACGTGACCATCCGGTACTTCAACGAGACGACCCGCCAGTGGTCCGACGTTCCGACGACGGTCGAAAACGTCTCCGTCAACGGGACGTCCGATCAGTACTGGATCGCGAACGTCACCCACTTCTCGACGTACGGGGCGGTCGCGTCTGACACCACCCCGCCCGCCGTCACGGCGACGACACCCACCGACAACCACGAGTTTGCGTCCGGGACGTCGTCAGCGACACTCACAGTCGAGTACGAGGACGCGCTCAGCGGAGTGGACGCGAGCCGAACTGTGGTACTGTTCGACGACGCATTGGTCACGACAGACTCTGCCACCACAGTCACGGGTGACTACGCTGAGTTCGAGGCGACCGGATTGACTGACGGCTCAAGCCACACCCTCGAAGTAACCGTCGAGGACCAAGCCGGCAATAGCCACACCGAGACAGTGTCGTTCACCGTCGACACGGTCAGCTCGGATGGAGGGAATTCACAGCCGGACAACGATGATTCTTCGTCGCAGTCGGACGATGACGACTCTACGTCGCAGTCGAACGGTAACGACCAGTCCGACGGCTCGACCGGTGAAGGCGACGATCAGCCGACCGCCCCCCGTGCGTCGATCGACAGCGCGGTCCTCGGTGACGAGAGCTTTGTCTTCCGGATCCGCGATACGAGCGCGAACGAAACACTGTCGGCGACCGTGGAGAATGGAACGATCGGCACAACCGGCGTCACTCTCGAACGACTCACCGTCACAGTCAACGCAGGCGGCGACAGTGACCTCGAAGTAATCGGGGGCGCGACGCCGACCGAGAGTCCTGCGCTCTCTACCGGACAGGGCACCGTCCTCACGTACCTTGACGTCACGAACGCCAGTACGGTGGACGCGACGCTCCAGCTTTCCGTGCGTCGGGACGTCCTCAAAGAGCGCGGCGTCGACCCGATCGATGTGGTCGGTTACCACCTCGTCGACGGTTCGTGGAGAGCAGTCACCCTCACGCAAGTGAACGCAACCGATGACGTCGTGGTCTATGAGGCGAACTTTTCGGGCCTCACCGGGTTCGCACTGGCAACCAACGCACCGGAGGAATCCACGACCACCACCGAAGCGCCGCTCACGGAGACCGAGACCACTGCGGAACCCACCCCGACAACAATCTCGGCCACCACGACTGACACACCCGGATTCGGTCTCGGCCTGACGCTACTCTCACTACTTGCCGTCGTGAGTCTCTTCGGGCGGCGTCACAATCGAGAGAAGTCTACGAAAAAGTGAAGCGCCTCGGGCTTTCCGCCCCGAGACACTCCGGCTGGGTTATCTTCATCGCCTCAGTTCATAAGGCGTTCACTGACCGGTCTTGTGCGACCGAATAAGCCTGTAGCGAGTCCGTTGGGGACATCCTTCGAGGACGATGCACCACTCGGTCTCAGAGAGTCCTCCGACGCGGCGCTGCTTCTTCTGTGTGAGATGACCGTTAACGAGTTCAATCATCGCATCGAGTGTCCGACGTGCCCGGTCTTTTTGGAGAGTGACCGAGACCAACCTCTTTTCCGAAATTTCGCAGGGAGAGCCCCTCCAGACAATATTCAACTAGATAGTTAAATAGCTACAGCACGTCCATTCAACTAGATGGTTGAACAGACCTCGGACGACCTCAACTTGGACGCAATCTTCCAAGCGCTTGCCCACCCGATCCGTCGGGAACTCCTCGAACAGCTTGCCGGTGGCCCTGAGAGTGTCAGTGAACTCGCCGACCCTCACGATGTCTCTTTGGCGGCAGTGTCGAAACATCTGCAGGTGCTGAAGGATGCGGGTTTAATAGAAGTCGAGAAGGACGGACGGGTTCGCCGATGCCACCTCAACGCAGCACCGTTGAGTGCGGCTTTCGGCTGGCTGACCCGCTACCGTGTCTTCTGGGAGGATCGATTCGACGCACTCGCCAACCATCTGGAGGAAGAAGACCAATGACCGACGAACAAAGGACCACAGAAGTGGGAACCGAAACGGCGCTGACGGCTGAGCCGGACAGCCAAACAATCGAGATCGCGAGAACATTCGAGGCATCACGGCAACGCGTCTTCGAGGCATACACGGACCCAGAACTGATTCCGGAGTGGTGGGGGCCGAGAAGCTACTTGACGTCCGTTGACGAGATGGACGTGCGCCCCGGTGGAATCTGGCGGTTCCTCAATTACGACGGAGACGGAAACGAGTACGGCTTCCACGGTGTCTACCACGACATCGTTGAACCCGAACGGATTGTACAGACGTTCGAATTCGAGGGCACACCAGGACGCGTCCAACTCGAGACCGCGACGTTCGACGAACAGGACGGCAAAACACGGTTGACGGTCCAGTCTGTCTCCCAGTCTAGAGCGGACCGCGATGCAATGCTTGAATCAGGAATGGAAGACGGCGCTCGAGAAACATGGGAGCGGTTTGCAGAGTTACTGGAGTCGATAGAGGAGGCGACTAGCCGATGACGAATCAGGATCCGAATGCGGGACAGAGCATCACGGTGAGTCGTGTTATTGAGGCCCCTCCTGAGCGAGTCTACGAGGCATTCCTTGACCCAGACGATCTCGCCCAGTGGTTACCACCAACTGGCTTTTCTGCTGAAGTCCACGAATTGGAGCCTGAAGTTGGTGGGAAATTCCGCATCACGTTCACGGGCGACACCGAGGAATTCGCGGATTACGGCCACTCATTCGGTGGGACTTATAAAGAGTTGAAGCCGAGTGAACGCATCGTTCACACCGACGCATTCGAAACTGACGACCCGGCAATGGCAGGTGAGATGCTTGTCACGGTCACCTTCGTGGCGGTTCCGGATGGAACCGAGGTCACTGTCCACCAAGAGAGGATTCCAGAAAACATCAGAACTGAGGATGCAACTGCTGGATGGACCGACTCCTTGGCTAACCTCGCAGACTTGGTGGAGGACAGTAGTTGAAATTGGAATCTTGGTGTGAATAAGCCTCGCAGCCTCAGTCACCGAGAATTGTCCATTTTTAAGGACCTGATTTTAGGTTGGCCGGGCTCTGTTGGAATCCTTCAATGTTGATATCGAGACTACAGCAACACCATGCCGTAGCTGATGACTGGCCTTCAATGGTCAGGTAGTTCGTAGACCTCTGCTAATGACTCGGCAAAAATCGTATCGATAAGAGGAACAAGATGCTCGTTGTCGGCGACGGGATCGCCATACGCCGCCTCAAGTGCTTCGACGTAAGCAGCAAAGAAGTCCTGATTAAGAAGAAAGCCAAGCGCGACAATTCATCATCCACGACTAAAGTTATGAGCTTTCTCCTCGATTTTGTGTAGCTCACGGCCGTACTTGGCCTAACTCACAATCGAATCGCCACATTTCGTCAGGACGAAACTGAACAGAGCAAGCTCGTATTTGCAACCAACATAATTAAAGTAGTGATAGTATATTCAGTAATCTAGTATGGTGCGATACCCTCTTCAGGTGCTGCTCGTGGTTGGCATGGTTCTCCTCGCCGGCTGCGCGGGCGGTATCTCAGAGTCCCCAATGACTCCGACAGCGGATACTTCCGAGCACGCCACGACTCCGACAACGGATACGAGCCAGTCCAATGCCGTAGCTACGGCCGCAACAGCGGTGAGCACAAACGCGGGAACGGTCGCCTTCTACATCAGTGATGAAGAGAACGCAATCGGTGACTTCCAGCATCTCAACGTGACAGTAACGCGTGTCGGCTTCGAACGCGCAGCGGCAGACGGTGGCGGATGGGTCAGACACGACGTTGACGCCCAAACAATCGATCTCACGGAACTGCAAGGCGCGAACGCCACGCTCATCGATAAGTACAACCTCGAGAACGGCACCTACAGCAAGGTGTTCATCCACGTCAGTAACGTGAACGCGACGCTCCAAAACGGAGAGCAGAAGCGCGTGAAGCTACCGAGCAAGAAACTGCAGCTAACAAACGAGTTCACAGTAGAGAACGGCTCCGAGGTGAACTTCGTGTTCGACATCACGGTCCACAAAGCCGGGAACAGTGGTAAGTACATCCTCAAGCCGGTGATCAGCGAGTCCGGCACGGACGTCCCGATCAAACCCAAGGACGACGAAGAACAGCGTGAGGGACTGAACCTGGAACTGGTCGGCAACGTCTCACAGGGAGAGAACGTCACCGCCGAGGTCACTCGCGATGACAAACCAGTTGCGAACGCGACCGTCGTCGTCAACGAACAAGTCGTCGGCGAAACCGATACCGATGGCCAGTTATCGTTCGAGGTCCCCAATGATGAGACGCTGAAAGTCACGGTAAAGGAGGGTGGCGACCAGGCGGCCCGCGAGGTAAAGTTCGAGCCCACAAGTGAACAAGGCGAGAAGGAAAAAAAGGAGGTGACGTCATCGCTTCACGCGACGTTCATCAGTAATGTTTCACAAGGCGAGAACGCGACGCTGAGCGTCACACAGAACGACAGTTCCGTCGAGAACGCGGACGTCTTCGTTAACGATGAAGAGGTTGGCACGACTGACGCCAATGGCGAAATCACATTCGAGATTCCCAACGCGGATACGATGACGGTGACTGTACAGGTGGGGGACGAGGAACTCGAAGTTGAACGCGAGTTTGAATCCAACGAGAGTCGGTAATCCAACCCATTTTTGCTCTCTGCATGCAGCATACGACTTCTGACACAGACTAAGTAGGTTTCTACGAGTATGCTGAATACATAGCGCGTATCCCTCACGAGGTGAGGAAGATTATGTAGCGAAGTTTTCTATCTGTTGGCTCAGATGTCGAGGAGAATTTTGAGGAGTGATAGGAGAACCAGAGAGACCAATACCACGGACTATCAGATATCTTAGTTAATGGGTAGTCTCAAGACTTGTATTGACATAATGTCCTCTCATGAGTGTCATTGCAGATTTCAGTGTTCCCGCTGATGCGTTCTGCTTAGCGCACACACTCAAATCTGCCCCGCAGACGGCAGCCGAGTTAGACCTGTTAGTTGCTCACAGTCCTGATTACATCATGCCGTTTCTCCGTGTAGTTGGAAACGAGTGGGAGCAATTCGAGACCGTACTTGATGAAGACCCAACTGTTGATGAATCAGAGTTGACCGATTCGTTCTCCACTGAGCGCTTATATCAAATCCAATGGGCAGACGTTGTTAGCGAACGTCTGCGCATCATTCTCGATCACGAGGGAGTCATTCTTGATGCCCGTGGATCGGGTGACGAATGGCGGATGCGCGTCCGTTTTGAATCCCGCAATCATTTCTCCGAATTTATGAACCACTTCAAAGAAGAGGGACAAGTGACACTGCACCAATTATTTACTCCGACCACATCTGGGGTTCACTCCTATGCGCTTTCGGAAAAGCAACGTTCTGCTCTTCTCACAGCATATAACAGTGGTTACTTCGATGTCCCACGGAAGGTAACAGGAGACGATCTCGCTGAACAGCTCTCTATCTCACATCAGGCAGTCTCAGACAGATTACGTCGTGGAATAAAGGTTCTTATTGAGCAAACATTAGCACGAGAACAGAGCCGTGAAGGATGAAATACACGGTAATGTATCAGTCTGAAGTATCTTTGCGACCAGCAAAAGTCTGGTCGTGGAGGCGCACCCGTAGGCGTACGCTTGAACAGCGAGACGTCGAATGTAAACGGCGAGTATTCGCCTACCCCTCTATTGGGTGAGAATGGGAGTTCACGCTGAATGCCACGCCCTTCAGAGCGTGGTAGTTCACACAGATTCGAGGAGGAAGCCCACGACTTGAGTCGTGGGAGGAATCCGACAACAGTCAACTAATCCACCGACGACAGTATGCCGACTCCCAAACGCACATAATAGGTGGTCGCGCATGTGAAGTCACAATGGAGGTCAAACGAACCATTCCCGTCAAACTTGACGTACCCGACGAGCGACGGGATGACCTTCATCAGACCATCGACCAGTTCAACCACGCCTGCAACTATACTGTCGAACACGGTCGCAACGACGATGACTCCCTCATTCTGAACAAGTCGAAGATACACGACAAAGTGTACTACGACCTTCGGGACGAGACCGACCTACCCGCGAACCTCTGTGTTCGTGCGTACTCGAAGGCGGTCGAAGCGATGAAGTCCACAGTTGCCGAGTGGAAGAAAGGTAACAGCAGACCGATCCCGCGCTTCAAGCAACCGTCTGCCATCTACGACAAACGAACGCTGACCATCAAGGATAGGTCAGCCACGCTTTCGACCATCAACGGGAGAGTCGCCGTCGAATACGTTCTCGGGGACTACCAGCGGTCATACCTCGATGACGACGACTACGAAAAGCGGATGGGGACGTTGCACTACCGTGAAGACGACGACTCATTCTACCTCCACATAGTCCTCCTAAAAGAGGTTGAGGAACGTAGTGGCGACCGCGTGATGGGCGTCGATTTGAACTTGAAGAACGTCGCCGTGACCAGCACGGGTCGCTTCTTCGATGGTGGCGAACTACTGTGGGGACAGAACCACTACTTCCGAGTCCGCCGTAGCCTCCAAGACAAAGGCACTCGTTCCGCGAAGCAAGCACTCGCGCGACTGTCGGGACGAGAAAACCGCTTCGTCTTGGACCGCTTGCACACCATTTCTCGGCGTCTCGTGGACGAAGCCCGTACCCACGACTGTTCGTACATCGCCGTCGAAAACCTGACCCATATCCGCGAACGGATGTGGAACGGCAACGACCAGATCCGTCGCCAAATGCACCAGTGGGCCTTCCGAGAGTTGCAGGAAATTCTCGCATACAAGGCCAGCGAATACGGGATTCGTGTCGAACAGATACCGCCTGCGTTTACGTCGCAGACGTGTTCTCGATGTGGACACCAATCTAGCACGAACCGCGATAGCGAGACAGGGTGGTTTGAGTGCAACGAGTGTGGTCAGGAGTACGACGGCGATTACAACGCTTCCAAGAACATTGGTCTGAAGTTATTAACTGTACCCGAGGGCAAACGTCCCTCGGGGTTGGGCGACGGTCATCTCGCCCTGAAGAACGGGACGCTGAATCCGAATGGCGATTACACTGCCTACGACCTTGCGTCGTCAGAGGGGGAGTCCCACGTTCAAGCCCACGACTTGAGTCGTGGGTAGATGACTGTATCCTCTGAACCCAGCATGTCGATTTTGCCATGTGCTGGGGTTCAACAGAGCCGATTGCGGCTCTCCCGCGAACCAACCCCGCCCTATCGCACATATATGAAGAAACAGAAAATATATTGGGAGAAGCCGCCTATAGGTAGGTATGACAGAGTTCGATCCTGCTCCCGAGTCGGACGCTCCCCAGCGACGGTGGCAGGCGGGAACGGACACGTTTGGTCGTGTCTACGACGTCGTTCTCGGAGTTACGTCTCCGACTGCGTACACCGAAATCGCTGAGCTTGCAGACTGCTCTCCAAACGCCGCCAAAAAGCACCTTGACCGCTTGGCGGAGATGGGCATCACCCGAGCCGATAGAGACAGCCGCCCGGCGACATACGTACGAAACGAAGGGTATCTCGAATGGCAGGACGCCAGTCGGATCGCAACCGACCTCTCGGTCGAAGAGATCATTGACCGCGTGGAAGCGCTTGAAGCGCAACGGACGGAATACGAAGCGCAATTCGAGACGACAGACCCGACGGCTATCAACGTGTTTGACCACGGTAATCACGAAACTATCCACGAGCGAATGACCGCAGTCAGCGAGTGGCAGGGTGTGATTCGAGATATCCGGCTATATGAACTTGCTCGCCAGCTCTCCCAGAACGACGGGCACCTGATTTCGGCGTAAATGAGCCAGCCACCGGAGGATTCAGCGCCACACTCGACAGGCCCACCGGATCGGCAGACGCTGCGCCTGCTAGAGCGATACCTTTCGTCAGATTCACTCGTGGCGGAGACTGCGTTTGACCCGGATTCCTACGAACCCCGATTGCTTCATGGACTGCTCGACGCTGGACGATACCCGGACTCGGTGACAGCAGCCCGACTCGACATCCGATGGTTCACGACAGGTGATTTCTCGGTCCACTACGTCGAAGAACACGAGGATGGGGAACGTTGGGAGTGTCGCTGGGACCGGCACCCGAACACGCACAACACCCGATTGCATTTCCATGAGCCACCATCTGCGGACGAAATCACTGACCTCGAACTCCCATCGCTCCATCCACTCGAAGT of the Haloprofundus salilacus genome contains:
- a CDS encoding ArsR/SmtB family transcription factor, with translation MVEQTSDDLNLDAIFQALAHPIRRELLEQLAGGPESVSELADPHDVSLAAVSKHLQVLKDAGLIEVEKDGRVRRCHLNAAPLSAAFGWLTRYRVFWEDRFDALANHLEEEDQ
- a CDS encoding SRPBCC family protein — its product is MTDEQRTTEVGTETALTAEPDSQTIEIARTFEASRQRVFEAYTDPELIPEWWGPRSYLTSVDEMDVRPGGIWRFLNYDGDGNEYGFHGVYHDIVEPERIVQTFEFEGTPGRVQLETATFDEQDGKTRLTVQSVSQSRADRDAMLESGMEDGARETWERFAELLESIEEATSR
- a CDS encoding SRPBCC domain-containing protein; translation: MTNQDPNAGQSITVSRVIEAPPERVYEAFLDPDDLAQWLPPTGFSAEVHELEPEVGGKFRITFTGDTEEFADYGHSFGGTYKELKPSERIVHTDAFETDDPAMAGEMLVTVTFVAVPDGTEVTVHQERIPENIRTEDATAGWTDSLANLADLVEDSS
- a CDS encoding DUF4382 domain-containing protein, which produces MVLLAGCAGGISESPMTPTADTSEHATTPTTDTSQSNAVATAATAVSTNAGTVAFYISDEENAIGDFQHLNVTVTRVGFERAAADGGGWVRHDVDAQTIDLTELQGANATLIDKYNLENGTYSKVFIHVSNVNATLQNGEQKRVKLPSKKLQLTNEFTVENGSEVNFVFDITVHKAGNSGKYILKPVISESGTDVPIKPKDDEEQREGLNLELVGNVSQGENVTAEVTRDDKPVANATVVVNEQVVGETDTDGQLSFEVPNDETLKVTVKEGGDQAAREVKFEPTSEQGEKEKKEVTSSLHATFISNVSQGENATLSVTQNDSSVENADVFVNDEEVGTTDANGEITFEIPNADTMTVTVQVGDEELEVEREFESNESR
- a CDS encoding helix-turn-helix domain-containing protein encodes the protein MSVIADFSVPADAFCLAHTLKSAPQTAAELDLLVAHSPDYIMPFLRVVGNEWEQFETVLDEDPTVDESELTDSFSTERLYQIQWADVVSERLRIILDHEGVILDARGSGDEWRMRVRFESRNHFSEFMNHFKEEGQVTLHQLFTPTTSGVHSYALSEKQRSALLTAYNSGYFDVPRKVTGDDLAEQLSISHQAVSDRLRRGIKVLIEQTLAREQSREG
- a CDS encoding RNA-guided endonuclease InsQ/TnpB family protein: MEVKRTIPVKLDVPDERRDDLHQTIDQFNHACNYTVEHGRNDDDSLILNKSKIHDKVYYDLRDETDLPANLCVRAYSKAVEAMKSTVAEWKKGNSRPIPRFKQPSAIYDKRTLTIKDRSATLSTINGRVAVEYVLGDYQRSYLDDDDYEKRMGTLHYREDDDSFYLHIVLLKEVEERSGDRVMGVDLNLKNVAVTSTGRFFDGGELLWGQNHYFRVRRSLQDKGTRSAKQALARLSGRENRFVLDRLHTISRRLVDEARTHDCSYIAVENLTHIRERMWNGNDQIRRQMHQWAFRELQEILAYKASEYGIRVEQIPPAFTSQTCSRCGHQSSTNRDSETGWFECNECGQEYDGDYNASKNIGLKLLTVPEGKRPSGLGDGHLALKNGTLNPNGDYTAYDLASSEGESHVQAHDLSRG
- a CDS encoding DUF7342 family protein, whose protein sequence is MTEFDPAPESDAPQRRWQAGTDTFGRVYDVVLGVTSPTAYTEIAELADCSPNAAKKHLDRLAEMGITRADRDSRPATYVRNEGYLEWQDASRIATDLSVEEIIDRVEALEAQRTEYEAQFETTDPTAINVFDHGNHETIHERMTAVSEWQGVIRDIRLYELARQLSQNDGHLISA